Proteins encoded by one window of Salvia splendens isolate huo1 chromosome 14, SspV2, whole genome shotgun sequence:
- the LOC121765012 gene encoding uncharacterized protein LOC121765012 isoform X2 yields the protein MAGNARFDLTSASPDSGFSGNFQNGQRGYSASSLDRSTSFRDGIEGRNFSSGKANSRGSATSSGDASTLSQSLTLDPFVIDQKHAQFSDVRRVLGFVGSSSEDNSFGSAHIKNPSPTALEELKRLRASVADSSLKASSRAKRLEDNLNKLNKFETMSSKKQQQRNEMPTHERSSGSTLKIGSLMHRSTTEFASQKFDDRPKNGGLNKRLRTSVAETRAECRNNGVLRQPLTVTKERDLLKDRNGDSEMGEEKIRRLPAGGESWDKKMKRKRTFGTAFPRSVDNDGELKRTMHPKLNSESSLQSSDSTQSFRSGVSGGTNKLDSTSQPAGSSARATFKNEQEKSMLSRDGTVGPIKERTLGKLNVSAGFSSRINNREENHSICPSPILKGKASRTPRNGSMVAANSTSTTPRVSGTLESWEQPQALNRTPTISGANNRKRPMPAGSSSPPITQWGGQRPQKSSRTRRTNLIPVPNLDDVQMQAEGGSPSDFSPRLSTGTTSASFPTKSSGSGNQNSKAKAENVSSPARLSESEESGAGQFRTKEKGIGNADVDEKDGSAGPNIGSSTIPIKKNKIMVKEEIGDGVRRQGRSGRISPFSRGSISSTREKLDIVPPSKPLRNARSGSDKNGSKSGRPLKKQLDRKGVSRLGHGGSPDCSGESEDDHEELLAAAKLAWNSSVNACSSAFWKTVESLFGSIGPDEKSYLSDQLKLAEESYTNSHQNSSHGNHVQDESGLEQIAAPESISFGRYRHMNNGTSLKTSSDRRPSVEQSQDSSVFDCADKEKPCEIVTPLYQRVLSALIEEDEIEESEETGYGMPIISVTDPCLLIGADSKHINQRDLCEPLFGVQTPKNGNHIFFSCNGNTDFTMGHGSGDHLSNGDLHQRDSGYVHSEVEVLVKLSRCDYVPEGPQIKNCGVASFRHQYEQMSFEEKLVLELQSIGLFVEAAPALGDKDEVINEEIVQLEKGLHEQIGQKKSYLDKISKVIEEGKDIGRRDPEQVAMDKLVELACKKLLATRGSFATKHGIPKVSKQVALAFARRTLARCQKFQDSGASCFSDLALRDVIFATPPRFNEAELLNGGSLAVANDGTSSDAFNTAVHQSDHSFAKNGPISNRAKRRELLLDDVGGAVFRASSALGIADGAKGKRSERDRNTVAKAGRSSMDGGSKGERKAKSKPKQKTAQLSTSANSFIYKFPDASNPSALESPNGNRRKDVRFMSSGNAPLVSSNEVKESMEFADLPMNDIVRDLGVDPEIGEPQDLNSWLNFDMDDGLQVDNDSIVGLDIPMDDLAELNMF from the exons ATGGCCGGGAATGCAAGATTTGACTTGACCTCGGCCAGCCCGGACTCTGGTTTTTCTGGTAACTTCCAAAATGGGCAAAGGGGTTATTCTGCCTCCTCTTTGGATAGGTCGACAAGTTTCAGAGATGGAATCGAGGGAAGAAACTTTTCTTCTGGGAAGGCGAATTCTAGAGGGAGTGCAACATCTTCAGGAGATGCAAGTACATTATCTCAAAGTCTGACGTTGGATCCATTTGTTATTGATCAAAAACATGCACAATTTAGTGATGTAAGGAGGGTTCTCGGATTTGTTGGCAGTAGTTCAGAAGATAACTCATTTGGTAGCGCTCATATAAAGAATCCATCTCCCACTGCCCTTGAGGAATTGAAGCGATTGAGAGCAAGCGTTGCTGATTCTAGTCTTAAAGCCAG TTCTAGAGCAAAAAGATTGGAGGACAATTTAAATAAGTTGAACAAATTTGAAACCATGTCGTCTAAGAAGCAGCAACAACGGAATGAGATGCCGACGCATGAACGGTCTAGTGGTTCAACCTTGAAGATCGGATCACTGATGCATCGGAGCACCACGGAGTTTGCAAGTCAGAAATTTGATGATCGGCCTAAGAATGGTGGATTGAATAAGCGCTTACGGACATCAGTGGCAGAAACCAGG GCTGAATGCCGAAATAATGGAGTACTACGTCAGCCTTTGACAGTGACAAAAGAAAGAGATCTGCTTAAGGACCGCAATGGGGATTCTGAGATGGGTGAGGAAAAGATAAGGAGGTTACCCGCTGGTGGAGAAAGTTGGGataagaaaatgaaaaggaaaCGCACATTTGGTACAGCCTTTCCGAGATCTGTTGACAATGATGGGGAGCTGAAGAGAACCATGCATCCTAAGCTCAATAGCGAATCTAGCCTGCAGTCCAGTGATTCCACGCAAAGTTTTAG GTCAGGAGTTTCTGGTGGCACCAACAAATTAGATTCAACGTCACAGCCTGCTGGTTCTAGTGCCCGTGCTACCTTTaagaatgaacaagagaaatCAATGCTCTCAAGGGATGGCACTGTTGGACCAATCAAGGAGCGGACTCTAGGAAAATTAAATGTTAG TGCTGGGTTTTCTTCTAGGATAAACAATCGTGAGGAAAATCATTCCATTTGTCCTAGCCCTATACTAAAAGGGAAGGCATCCAGGACGCCACGAAATGGCTCTATGGTTGCAGCTAATTCAACTTCTACCACCCCTCGTGTGTCTGGAACTCTAGAGAGCTGGGAACAGCCCCAGGCTCTGAACAGAACTCCAACAATTAGTGGAGCTAACAATCGGAAGCGTCCTATGCCTGCAGGGTCATCATCTCCCCCTATAACTCAATGGGGTGGTCAGAGACCACAGAAGAGTTCTCGAACGAGAAGGACAAACCTTATTCCAGTCCCAAACCTTGATGATGTCCAGATGCAAGCTGAAGGAGGCTCACCTTCAGATTTCAGTCCCCGGTTGAGCACCGGTACCACTAGTGCTTCTTTTCCCACCAAGAGTTCAGGCAGTGGGAACCAGAACTCTAAAGCAAAGGCTGAAAATGTTTCATCTCCTGCAAGATTGTCTGAAAGTGAAGAATCAGGTGCTGGCCAATTTAGAACAAAAGAGAAGGGCATAGGTAATGCAGATGTTGATGAAAAGGATGGAAGTGCAGGTCCAAACATTGGGTCTTCTACAATACCTATCAAAAAGAATAAAATCATGGTAAAAGAAGAAATTGGTGATGGTGTCAGGAGACAAGGGCGTAGTGGAAGGATCTCACCATTTTCTAGGGGTAGCATTTCCTCAACGAGAGAGAAGTTAGATATTGTGCCACCAAGCAAACCTCTGCGAAATGCAAGGTCTGGTTCTGACAAGAATGGAAG CAAGTCAGGTCGCCCTTTGAAGAAGCAATTAGATCGCAAAGGTGTCTCTCGTCTTGGCCATGGGGGTTCCCCTGATTGTAGTG GGGAATCAGAGGATGACCATGAAGAACTTCTAGCAGCTGCTAAACTCGCTTGGAATTCTAGTG TTAATGCATGTTCAAGTGCATTTTGGAAAACAGTTGAGTCCTTGTTTGGTTCTATTGGCCCTGATGAAAAGTCATACCTATCTGATCAG CTCAAATTGGCTGAAGAATCTTATACAAATTCTCATCAGAACTCTAGCCATGGGAATCATGTACAG GATGAATCTGGACTTGAACAAATTGCAGCTCCTGAATCTATCTCTTTTGGAAGATATAGACACATGAACAATGGCACCAGTTTGAAGACTTCTTCAGATAGGAGACCATCAGTTGAACAATCACAGGATTCATCTGTATTTGATTGCGCTGACAAAGAAAAACCTTGTGAAATAGTTACTCCACTTTATCAAAGGGTACTATCAGCTCTgattgaagaagatgaaattgaagaatcTGAAGAAACTGGATATGGGATGCCAATTATTTCAGTTACCGATCCATGTCTCCTTATCGGTGCTGATAGCAAACATATCAATCAACGGGACCTTTGTGAGCCATTGTTTGGTGTTCAAACTCCAAAAAATGGCAAtcacatatttttttcttgTAATGGAAACACAGACTTCACTATGGGCCATGGTTCGGGAGACCACCTATCTAATGGTGACCTGCATCAAAGAGACAGTGGATATGTGCACTCTGAGGTTGAAGTTTTGGTCAAACTTTCAAGGTGTGATTATGTTCCTGAAGGTCCGCAGATAAAAAATTGCGGTGTTGCTTCTTTCCGTCACCAATATGAACAGATGTCTTTTGAAGAGAAGCTAGTGCTAGAACTGCAGAGTATAGGCCTATTTGTGGAAGCTGCG CCTGCTTTGGGTGATAAAGATGAAGTGATTAATGAGGAAATTGTTCAGTTAGAGAAGGGACTTCATGAACAG ATTGGGCAGAAGAAGTCTTACTTGGATAAAATAAGCAAGGTCATTGAAGAAGGCAAGGATATTGGAAGAAG GGACCCTGAGCAGGTTGCAATGGACAAACTTGTTGAGTTGGCATGCAAGAAACTTTTG GCAACTAGAGGAAGCTTTGCTACAAAACATGGGATACCTAAGGTATCAAAACAAGTTGCTTTGGCTTTTGCAAGGAGGACGCTTGCCAGGTGTCAAAAATTTCAAGATTCAGGGGCAAGTTGCTTTTCCGATCTCGCACTCCGGGATGTCATATTTGCAACGCCGCCTCGGTTTAATGAAGCAGAGCTGCTCAATGGTGGCAGCCTGGCAGTTGCTAATG ATGGCACGTCGTCAGATGCTTTCAATACTGCAGTTCATCAATCTGATCACTCTTTTGCTAAAAATGGGCCGATATCAAATAGAGCAAAGAGAAGGGAGCTACTGCTTGATGATGTTGGCGGTGCTGTATTTAGAGCCTCGTCGGCTCTAGGAATAGCCGATGGTGCAAAGGGAAAGAGAAGTGAAAGAGACAGAAACACTGTCGCCAAGGCCGGACGGTCATCCATGGACGGTGGCTCAAAGGGCGAGCGCAAAGCAAAATCAAAGCCCAAGCAAAAAACGGCTCAGCTCTCTACTTCAGCCAACAGCTTCATCTATAAATTCCCAGATGCCTCGAATCCCAGTGCTCTTGAATCTCCGAATGGCAACAGGAGAAAGGATGTCAGATTCATGTCTTCTGGTAATGCTCCTCTAGTTTCTTCAAATGAAGTGAAAGAATCCATGGAATTCGCTGACTTGCCAATGAACGACATCGTCAGGGATTTGGGTGTGGATCCCGAGATCGGTGAACCGCAGGATCTGAATAGTTGGTTGAATTTTGACATGGATGATGGATTACAAGTAGACAATGACTCCATTGTTGGACTTGACATACCTATGGATGACCTTGCAGAATTGAATATGTTTTGA